One window of Candidatus Mycobacterium wuenschmannii genomic DNA carries:
- a CDS encoding cellulase family glycosylhydrolase translates to MYRRTVLKLPLLLAAGTALAQAPRASADPPRASAESSRWSADRANRWYQGQAWPVGANFITSTAINQLEMFQPGTYDPRRIDQELGWARAHGLNTVRVFLHDQLWAQDARGFQTRLAQFVGITARHRIKPLFVLFDSCWDPFPKLGPQHAPTPGVHNSGWVQGPGAERIDDKRYTRTLQEYVIGVMTQFRNDDRVLGWDVWNEPDNPAPQYARVERADKLDRVADLLPQVFNWARSVDARQPLTSGVWDGAWADPGSRTTIQNIQLANSDVISFHSYAGPSAFESRIGELTPHGRPILCTEYMARTQGSTVESILPVAKRHNVGAINWGLVAGKTQTYFPWDSWNHPYSQVPKVWFHDLLRPDGAAFDNTESQTIRSLSAATFG, encoded by the coding sequence GTGTACCGCCGCACTGTCTTGAAACTTCCGCTGCTGTTGGCGGCGGGCACCGCACTGGCGCAGGCGCCCCGCGCGTCGGCTGACCCGCCGCGGGCGTCCGCCGAGTCGAGTCGATGGTCCGCCGATCGGGCGAACCGCTGGTACCAAGGGCAGGCCTGGCCCGTCGGCGCAAACTTCATCACCTCCACCGCGATCAACCAACTCGAGATGTTCCAGCCGGGCACGTATGACCCGCGCCGCATCGATCAGGAACTCGGCTGGGCCCGGGCCCACGGGCTCAACACCGTGCGGGTCTTTTTGCACGATCAGTTGTGGGCACAGGACGCCCGCGGTTTCCAGACGCGCCTCGCCCAGTTCGTCGGCATCACGGCGCGGCACCGGATCAAGCCCCTGTTCGTGTTGTTCGACTCGTGCTGGGACCCGTTCCCCAAGCTCGGCCCACAGCACGCCCCGACGCCGGGCGTGCACAACTCCGGCTGGGTACAGGGCCCCGGCGCCGAGCGCATCGACGACAAGCGCTACACCCGCACCCTGCAGGAGTACGTCATTGGTGTGATGACCCAATTCCGCAACGACGACCGGGTTTTGGGCTGGGATGTATGGAACGAGCCCGACAACCCCGCGCCGCAGTACGCCCGTGTCGAGCGCGCCGACAAACTGGACCGCGTCGCCGACCTGCTGCCGCAGGTATTCAACTGGGCGCGGTCGGTGGACGCGCGACAACCGCTCACCAGCGGTGTGTGGGACGGCGCATGGGCAGATCCCGGCAGCCGCACCACAATTCAGAACATCCAGCTGGCCAACTCCGACGTGATCAGCTTCCACTCCTACGCGGGACCCTCGGCCTTCGAATCCCGCATCGGCGAACTCACCCCGCACGGTCGACCCATCCTGTGCACCGAGTACATGGCCCGCACCCAGGGCAGCACGGTCGAATCGATCTTGCCGGTTGCCAAGCGGCACAACGTCGGAGCGATCAACTGGGGACTGGTGGCGGGCAAGACCCAGACCTACTTCCCGTGGGATTCGTGGAACCACCCGTACTCCCAAGTGCCCAAGGTCTGGTTCCACGATCTGCTGCGGCCGGACGGAGCGGCGTTCGACAACACCGAGTCCCAGACCATCAGAAGCCTGAGCGCCGCCACCTTCGGCTGA
- a CDS encoding acyl-CoA dehydrogenase family protein yields the protein MSARLEYTSEHRQFRDMVHEFVQQTVVPAHEEWEKAGCVDRSLFTEAGKLGLLAFSVPEEFGGPGVEDFRYNAIVVDELQRAGAAAEAIALSLQNDIVLPYLTELTTAEQKQRWLPGVVTGETVIGIAMTEPGAGSDLAGMRTTAVRDGDHYVLNGAKTFISNGQTGDLFVVAARTSPDRHKGLSLFVVEPDTPGFSRGRNLEKIGLHAQDTSELSFTDMRVPVDNLLGEEGRGFYQLMNNLPQERLSLAVGAVGAAEGVLAETLDYVKQRKAFGSPISALQNTQFVIAELSTEIDVARTYLDDCIAEHLEGELTAARAAKLKWWTTELQVRTADRCLQLHGGYGYMREYPVSRAFVDARIQTIYGGTTEIMKTIVAKDLGI from the coding sequence GTGAGCGCGCGGCTGGAGTACACCTCCGAGCATCGCCAGTTCCGCGACATGGTGCACGAGTTTGTGCAGCAGACGGTCGTGCCGGCCCACGAGGAGTGGGAGAAGGCCGGCTGCGTGGACCGGTCGCTGTTCACCGAGGCCGGCAAACTTGGCCTGCTGGCGTTTTCGGTCCCCGAGGAGTTCGGCGGGCCGGGCGTCGAGGATTTCCGCTACAACGCGATCGTCGTCGACGAACTGCAGCGCGCCGGTGCGGCCGCCGAGGCCATCGCGCTGTCGCTGCAGAACGACATCGTGCTGCCCTACCTGACCGAGCTGACGACGGCCGAGCAGAAGCAGCGCTGGCTGCCGGGTGTGGTTACGGGCGAGACGGTGATCGGCATTGCGATGACGGAGCCGGGCGCCGGCAGCGACCTCGCCGGGATGCGCACCACCGCGGTGCGCGACGGCGACCACTACGTGCTCAACGGCGCGAAGACCTTCATCTCCAACGGCCAGACCGGCGACCTGTTCGTCGTCGCCGCCCGCACCAGCCCGGACCGGCACAAGGGGCTGTCGCTGTTCGTCGTCGAACCGGACACACCCGGGTTCAGCCGCGGACGCAACCTGGAGAAGATCGGCCTGCACGCCCAGGACACCAGCGAGCTCAGCTTCACCGACATGCGGGTGCCCGTCGACAATCTGCTCGGGGAGGAGGGCCGGGGCTTCTATCAGCTGATGAACAACCTGCCCCAGGAGCGGCTCTCGCTGGCCGTGGGTGCGGTGGGTGCCGCCGAAGGCGTGCTGGCCGAGACGCTCGATTACGTCAAGCAGCGCAAGGCTTTCGGCTCACCCATCTCGGCGCTGCAGAACACCCAGTTCGTGATCGCCGAGCTGTCGACCGAAATCGACGTCGCACGCACCTATCTCGACGATTGCATCGCCGAGCATCTGGAGGGCGAGTTGACCGCGGCGCGAGCCGCGAAGTTGAAGTGGTGGACCACCGAGCTTCAGGTGCGCACCGCCGACCGGTGCTTACAGCTGCACGGTGGCTACGGGTATATGCGGGAGTATCCGGTGTCGCGGGCTTTCGTCGACGCCCGCATCCAGACTATTTACGGTGGGACCACCGAGATCATGAAGACTATCGTCGCCAAGGACCTCGGGATCTAA
- a CDS encoding rhodanese-like domain-containing protein — translation MSYAGDITPEQAWKLLSENPEAVLVDVRTDAEWRFVGVPDLASLGRDVVYIEWNDFDGKPNDNFVGDLLEHVPSGGDRPVVFLCRSGNRSIGAAEAATEAGISPSYNVIDGFEGQLDGDSHRGGRGWRAIGLPWKQS, via the coding sequence GTGAGTTACGCAGGAGATATCACCCCCGAGCAGGCGTGGAAGTTGCTCAGCGAGAATCCCGAGGCGGTACTCGTCGACGTCCGCACCGATGCCGAATGGCGGTTCGTCGGCGTCCCCGACTTGGCCAGCCTGGGCCGCGATGTCGTCTACATCGAGTGGAATGACTTCGACGGCAAGCCCAACGACAACTTCGTCGGCGATCTGCTCGAGCACGTCCCGTCCGGCGGTGACCGTCCGGTGGTGTTTCTGTGTCGGTCCGGCAACCGGTCGATCGGAGCGGCCGAGGCCGCAACCGAGGCCGGAATCAGCCCGTCCTACAACGTGATCGACGGCTTCGAAGGCCAGCTCGACGGCGACAGTCACCGCGGTGGACGCGGCTGGCGGGCCATCGGTCTGCCCTGGAAGCAGTCGTGA
- a CDS encoding YnfA family protein — protein MTVAKSILLFAIAAVLEIGGAWLVWQSVREHRGWIWAGLGVIALGAYGFVATFQPDAQFGRVLAAYGGVFVAGSLAWGMVADGFRPDRWDFVGAAVCLAGVGVIMYAPRGR, from the coding sequence ATGACCGTCGCGAAGTCGATACTGCTGTTCGCGATCGCCGCGGTCCTCGAAATCGGGGGCGCGTGGCTGGTGTGGCAGAGCGTGCGCGAACACCGCGGCTGGATCTGGGCCGGGTTGGGGGTAATCGCCTTGGGCGCTTATGGATTCGTCGCCACCTTTCAGCCTGACGCGCAGTTCGGTCGGGTATTGGCCGCCTATGGCGGCGTGTTCGTCGCCGGATCGCTGGCCTGGGGCATGGTGGCGGACGGCTTTCGGCCCGACCGTTGGGACTTCGTCGGCGCGGCGGTCTGTCTGGCCGGCGTCGGCGTGATCATGTACGCGCCGCGCGGGCGCTGA
- a CDS encoding acyl-CoA dehydrogenase family protein, protein MSTGTPPAFNPQDPLGLDASLSDDEIAVRDTVRQFCGEHVLPHIAEWFEIGDLPVRELAKHFGQLGLLGMHLEGYGCGGASAVHYGLACTELEAADSGIRSMVSVQGSLAMFAIWRFGSEDQKQQWLPGMAAGELLGCFGLTEPDAGSDPASMTTRAKRDGSDWVLNGRKMWITNGSVADVAVVWAATDDGVRGFVVPTDTAGFSANTIHHKLSLRASITSELVLDDVRLPDDAMLPEVQGLTGPLSCLSEARYGIIWGSMGAARSAWQAALDYAGERTQFGQPIAGFQLTQAKLVDMAVELHKGLLLALQLGRLKDTSGLRPEQVSFGKLNNTREAIEICRTARTILGGNGISLEYPVIRHMVNLESVLTYEGTPEMHQLILGQAFTGLGAFK, encoded by the coding sequence ATGAGTACCGGCACACCACCCGCCTTCAATCCGCAGGATCCGCTCGGTCTGGACGCTTCGCTGTCCGACGACGAGATCGCGGTGCGCGACACCGTCCGGCAGTTCTGCGGCGAACACGTCTTGCCGCACATCGCCGAGTGGTTCGAGATCGGCGACCTTCCGGTCCGTGAGCTGGCCAAACACTTCGGACAGCTCGGTCTGCTCGGTATGCACCTGGAGGGCTACGGCTGCGGCGGCGCATCGGCCGTGCACTACGGGCTGGCATGTACCGAGCTCGAGGCCGCCGACTCCGGAATCCGGTCGATGGTCTCCGTACAGGGTTCGCTGGCGATGTTCGCGATCTGGCGATTCGGCTCCGAGGACCAGAAGCAGCAGTGGCTGCCCGGCATGGCCGCCGGCGAACTGCTCGGCTGCTTCGGCCTGACCGAGCCCGACGCCGGCTCCGATCCCGCCTCGATGACCACCCGCGCCAAGCGCGACGGATCGGACTGGGTACTCAACGGCCGCAAGATGTGGATCACCAACGGGTCGGTCGCCGACGTCGCGGTGGTCTGGGCGGCCACCGACGACGGCGTGCGCGGGTTCGTCGTCCCCACCGACACCGCCGGCTTCTCGGCCAACACCATCCACCACAAGCTCTCGCTGCGCGCGTCGATCACCAGCGAGTTGGTGCTCGACGACGTCCGCCTGCCCGACGACGCGATGCTGCCCGAGGTGCAGGGCCTCACGGGGCCACTGTCGTGTCTGTCCGAGGCGCGATACGGCATCATCTGGGGCTCGATGGGCGCCGCGCGATCGGCATGGCAGGCCGCGCTCGACTACGCGGGCGAGCGCACCCAATTCGGCCAGCCGATCGCCGGATTTCAGCTCACCCAAGCCAAACTCGTCGACATGGCCGTCGAATTGCACAAGGGCCTGCTGCTCGCGCTGCAACTGGGCCGACTGAAAGACACCAGCGGGCTGCGCCCCGAGCAGGTCAGCTTCGGCAAGTTGAACAACACCCGCGAGGCGATCGAGATCTGCCGGACCGCGCGAACCATCCTGGGCGGCAACGGAATATCGTTGGAGTACCCGGTGATCCGGCACATGGTCAACCTCGAGTCGGTGCTGACCTACGAGGGCACTCCGGAAATGCATCAGCTGATCCTGGGTCAGGCGTTCACCGGACTGGGCGCCTTCAAGTGA
- the purT gene encoding formate-dependent phosphoribosylglycinamide formyltransferase yields MTTPHNEPPPEPSDADRPTVMLLGTGEFCRELSTALRRLGAHVIVAGQEPGANVPADESLLLDLTDADEVGGAIRRLRPHFVVTASDAVPPDALTAVAASGIAEFVPSARCARLTADREGMRRLAADELGLPTAPFWFAGSIDELRAIADHAGYPLRVQPVAAVGGEGQSVVLLPGDLEQAWQRAVSTGGRSRVLAETLVEIDFHVTLLTIRGEGPSGPTLDFCQPIGHGEAIGDVQESWQPQDLSPAALDAAKSIAARVVKALGGRGLFGVELMVRGDEVYFCDVTARPFESGLVTVRTQRLSEFELQARAILGLSTDTIMISPGAAEVIYAGVDGAGQRPRGGAALGDALRTTESDVRVFARDESGARRPLGAAVVTAADVTTARGRARDVSAALRRLW; encoded by the coding sequence CGAACTGTCGACCGCGCTGCGGCGGCTGGGTGCTCACGTGATCGTTGCCGGTCAGGAGCCGGGCGCGAATGTCCCTGCCGACGAGTCGCTGTTGCTCGACCTGACGGACGCCGACGAGGTGGGCGGCGCGATCCGGCGGCTGCGTCCGCATTTCGTGGTGACCGCGTCCGACGCCGTGCCGCCGGACGCGCTGACCGCCGTCGCAGCGAGCGGCATCGCCGAATTCGTTCCGAGCGCGCGGTGTGCGCGACTCACCGCGGACCGGGAGGGCATGCGCCGGCTGGCCGCCGATGAGCTCGGCCTGCCGACCGCGCCTTTCTGGTTCGCCGGGTCGATCGACGAGCTGCGTGCCATTGCCGACCACGCGGGCTATCCGCTGCGCGTGCAGCCGGTGGCCGCGGTCGGCGGCGAAGGCCAGTCGGTGGTCCTGCTGCCGGGCGATCTCGAGCAGGCCTGGCAACGGGCCGTGTCCACCGGCGGGCGCAGCCGGGTGTTGGCCGAGACGCTGGTCGAAATCGACTTCCACGTGACGCTGTTGACGATCCGCGGCGAGGGACCGTCCGGGCCGACGCTGGACTTCTGCCAGCCGATCGGCCACGGCGAGGCCATTGGTGACGTGCAGGAATCGTGGCAGCCGCAGGATCTGAGCCCCGCCGCGCTGGACGCCGCGAAGTCGATCGCCGCCCGCGTCGTCAAGGCGCTCGGCGGGCGTGGGCTGTTCGGCGTCGAGCTGATGGTCCGCGGCGACGAGGTCTACTTCTGTGATGTGACGGCCCGTCCGTTCGAGAGCGGGCTGGTCACCGTGCGCACCCAGCGGCTGTCGGAATTCGAGTTGCAGGCGCGGGCCATCCTGGGTTTGTCGACCGACACCATCATGATCTCGCCGGGCGCGGCAGAGGTGATCTATGCCGGCGTCGACGGGGCGGGTCAGCGACCGCGCGGCGGAGCCGCGCTGGGTGACGCGCTGCGCACCACCGAGAGCGACGTCCGGGTATTCGCTCGCGATGAGTCTGGGGCGCGGCGCCCGCTCGGTGCCGCCGTCGTCACCGCCGCCGACGTGACGACCGCCCGGGGCCGCGCTCGCGATGTGTCGGCCGCGCTGCGCCGGCTCTGGTAG
- a CDS encoding O-succinylhomoserine sulfhydrylase, with the protein MTKEDVPSVRIPDPLPDGVSQATIGVRGGILRSQFEETSEAMYLASGYVYGSAAEAEQAFTGEVDRYVYSRYGNPTISMFEERLRLLEGAPACFATASGMAAVFTSLGALLGAGDRLVASRSLFGSCFVVCSEILPRWGVETVFVDGDNPAQWEEALSVPTQAVFFETPSNPMQSLVDIVAVTELAHAAGAKVVLDNVFATPLLQQGFPLGVDVVVYSGTKHIDGQGRVLGGAILGDQEYIDGPVQKLMRHTGPAMSAFNAWVMLKGLETLAIRVDYQNASAQRIAEFLQGHPAVRWVRYPFLTSHPQYDLAKRQMSGGGTVVTFELDVPDSAAKGRAFEVLDKLQLINISNNLGDSKSLVTHPATTTHRAMGPEGRAAIGLGDGVVRISVGLEGTDDLIADIDRALS; encoded by the coding sequence GTGACCAAGGAGGACGTCCCGTCGGTCCGGATTCCGGACCCGCTGCCCGACGGCGTCAGCCAGGCCACCATCGGCGTGCGCGGTGGGATCCTGCGGTCGCAGTTCGAGGAAACCTCGGAGGCCATGTATTTGGCGTCTGGCTACGTCTACGGTTCCGCGGCCGAGGCCGAGCAGGCCTTCACCGGCGAGGTCGATCGATACGTCTACTCACGCTATGGCAACCCGACGATCAGCATGTTCGAGGAACGGCTGCGTCTGCTCGAGGGTGCCCCGGCGTGCTTCGCGACCGCCAGTGGCATGGCCGCAGTCTTCACGTCGCTGGGCGCGTTACTGGGCGCGGGGGACCGACTTGTGGCCTCCCGCAGCCTGTTTGGCTCGTGCTTCGTGGTGTGTAGCGAGATCCTGCCCCGCTGGGGCGTCGAGACCGTCTTCGTCGACGGCGACAACCCGGCGCAGTGGGAGGAGGCGCTCTCGGTCCCGACGCAGGCGGTGTTCTTCGAGACGCCGTCCAACCCGATGCAGTCGCTGGTCGACATCGTCGCGGTGACCGAACTCGCACACGCCGCAGGCGCAAAGGTGGTGCTGGACAACGTCTTCGCGACTCCGCTTCTGCAGCAAGGCTTTCCGCTCGGTGTCGACGTGGTGGTCTACTCGGGCACCAAACACATCGACGGCCAGGGGCGTGTCCTCGGCGGCGCCATTCTGGGCGACCAGGAATACATCGACGGACCGGTGCAGAAGCTGATGCGGCACACCGGGCCCGCGATGAGCGCTTTCAACGCCTGGGTGATGCTCAAAGGGCTTGAGACACTGGCGATCAGGGTCGATTACCAGAACGCCTCTGCGCAACGGATCGCCGAGTTCCTGCAAGGTCACCCCGCGGTGCGGTGGGTGCGCTACCCATTCCTGACGTCGCATCCGCAGTATGACCTTGCCAAGCGGCAGATGTCCGGCGGCGGCACCGTCGTGACGTTCGAACTCGACGTGCCGGACAGCGCGGCCAAGGGCCGTGCGTTCGAGGTGCTCGACAAGCTACAGCTGATCAACATCTCCAACAACCTCGGCGACTCGAAATCCCTTGTCACACATCCTGCGACGACTACCCACCGCGCGATGGGTCCGGAAGGTCGCGCCGCGATTGGTCTGGGCGACGGGGTTGTTCGCATCTCGGTCGGTTTGGAAGGCACGGACGATCTGATCGCCGACATCGACAGGGCTTTGAGCTAG
- a CDS encoding SDR family oxidoreductase: MDRIRGKTIVITGAARGIGYATAQALLARGARVVIGDRDLDVLESAVAGISSLGQVSGHPLDVTDKESFAAFLDKARADGGGHIDVLINNAGVMPVGPFLEQSAQAIRSSIEVNLYGVLTGCQLVLPDMVRRRSGHIVNIASLAGMVAVPGQVVYAATKFGVVGLTTALADEFAPQGVAVSAVLPTFTNTELIAGTTPSSAQKPVEPADIAAAIVKVLDKPKSRVSVPGWGKSFAAVATLVPDRGRRWLNKKMGNDTVFLNFDTTARRAYEDRAQHATGVVEHKE, encoded by the coding sequence ATGGACCGCATCAGAGGTAAGACCATCGTCATCACCGGCGCTGCTCGCGGCATCGGCTACGCCACTGCGCAGGCGCTACTGGCCCGCGGCGCCCGGGTGGTCATCGGCGACCGGGACCTCGACGTGCTCGAGAGCGCCGTCGCCGGCATCAGCAGCCTGGGTCAGGTAAGCGGTCATCCCCTCGACGTCACCGACAAGGAGTCGTTCGCGGCCTTCCTCGACAAGGCCCGCGCCGACGGCGGCGGGCACATCGACGTGCTGATCAACAACGCCGGCGTCATGCCGGTCGGCCCCTTCCTCGAGCAGTCGGCGCAGGCCATCCGCTCGTCGATCGAGGTGAACCTCTACGGTGTGCTGACCGGTTGCCAGCTGGTGCTGCCCGACATGGTGAGGCGCCGCAGCGGGCACATCGTCAACATCGCATCGTTGGCGGGCATGGTCGCCGTTCCCGGCCAGGTCGTCTATGCCGCAACGAAATTCGGTGTGGTCGGGTTGACCACGGCGCTTGCCGACGAATTCGCACCGCAGGGCGTCGCCGTCTCTGCCGTGTTGCCGACGTTCACCAACACCGAACTGATCGCGGGCACCACCCCGTCATCGGCGCAGAAGCCCGTCGAGCCCGCAGACATCGCAGCAGCGATCGTGAAGGTGCTCGACAAGCCGAAATCCCGCGTGTCGGTGCCGGGTTGGGGCAAGTCGTTCGCCGCCGTCGCAACGCTGGTGCCGGACCGCGGCCGTCGTTGGCTCAACAAGAAGATGGGCAACGACACGGTGTTCCTCAACTTCGACACCACCGCCCGCCGCGCCTACGAAGACCGTGCGCAGCACGCGACCGGGGTCGTCGAGCACAAGGAGTGA
- a CDS encoding MMPL/RND family transporter — protein sequence MVRVLSIPIIVFWALLAISTNAFMPQVERVAEELAGPMVPTYAPSQVAMLEIGKKFQESTSTSLTMVVLEANRALNEADHKYYDDLIVRLRHDTKHVQYAMDLWGKPFTAAGAQSVDGKSTYVLLRLAGDIGQMEANESVDSIRDLVDHDPPLPGLKVYVSGAAPLASDTLNIADSSLNNITIVTVILIFIMLLLVYRGRLTTLVVPMYSVLFEILVAKGITSTFGHIGLIPLSSFAVNVVISLTLGAGTDYGIFLMGRYQEARQDGESPEDAYYTAFKSVAPIIIGSGLTIAGACFCLTFARLNYFHTMGPAVAVSMLFTIAAALTLAPALLTLGSIFGLFEPKTVVKGTLYRRIGTSVVRWPKPILAASGAVVMLGAVFVPTYKQNYDDRQYQPASASARKGFTAADRHFPPSKLFSEMLMVESDHDMRNSSDFISLDRVARALIRLPGVAMVQSITRPLGRPLEHATIPYLFTTQGSGNGQQVPFNREQNMNTDQQADIQKHSIEVLRREITFFQKVSDEIHNTVLTVEDLEHVANDINEEVSNLDDFFRPIKSYFYWDKHCFDIPICWALRSVWDTIDQIDHLAEDINKTRISLVEVDKAFPKIIAELKATADDTEAIRAKLVNSYGSADLGNIQTEQTFDDSINVGNDFDKARSDDFFYIPHEGFDNEDVKTGMELMMSPDGKAARFIVTHEGNAMGPEGVEHVERFPEAITTILKETSLAGSKVYIGGSASNNKDIEQYAMSDLLIAAIAAFVLIFLIMMYLTRSLMAAFVIPATVAFSYAGAFGLSILFWQHLIGLPLHWLILPLSFIILVAVGSDYNLLLIARVKDELGAGLHTGLIRALGSTGGVVTSAGIVFAVTMLAMLISDLRTIGQLGSTVCIGLLLDTLIVRSFVVPSIVTILGKWFWWPTLVRSRPLTTPFRMTGVRQ from the coding sequence ATGGTCCGCGTCTTGTCGATCCCGATCATCGTCTTCTGGGCGCTGCTCGCCATCTCCACCAACGCCTTCATGCCCCAGGTGGAGCGGGTCGCCGAAGAACTCGCCGGGCCGATGGTGCCCACGTATGCCCCGTCGCAGGTCGCGATGCTGGAGATCGGAAAGAAGTTTCAGGAATCAACGTCGACCAGCTTGACGATGGTGGTGCTGGAGGCCAACCGGGCTCTCAACGAGGCCGACCACAAGTACTACGACGACCTGATCGTGCGCCTACGCCACGACACCAAGCACGTGCAGTACGCCATGGATCTGTGGGGCAAGCCGTTCACCGCGGCCGGTGCGCAGAGCGTCGACGGCAAGTCCACCTACGTCCTGCTACGACTGGCCGGCGACATCGGTCAAATGGAAGCCAACGAATCCGTCGACTCCATCCGGGATCTCGTCGACCACGACCCTCCCCTGCCGGGACTCAAGGTCTACGTCAGCGGCGCCGCTCCATTGGCCTCGGACACTCTGAACATTGCGGACTCGAGCCTGAACAACATCACGATCGTCACGGTCATCCTGATCTTCATCATGCTGTTGCTGGTGTATCGCGGTCGTCTGACCACGCTGGTGGTGCCGATGTACAGCGTGTTGTTCGAAATCCTTGTCGCGAAGGGGATTACGTCGACGTTCGGTCACATCGGGCTGATCCCGCTGTCGTCGTTCGCGGTGAACGTCGTGATCTCGCTGACGCTTGGCGCGGGGACCGACTACGGCATCTTCCTGATGGGCCGCTACCAGGAAGCCCGCCAGGACGGCGAGAGCCCGGAAGACGCCTACTACACCGCCTTCAAGAGTGTCGCGCCGATCATCATCGGCTCGGGCCTGACGATCGCGGGCGCCTGCTTCTGTCTGACCTTCGCCCGACTCAACTATTTCCACACGATGGGCCCGGCCGTCGCGGTCAGCATGCTGTTCACCATCGCCGCTGCGCTCACACTGGCTCCGGCGCTGCTGACGCTGGGCAGCATCTTCGGGCTGTTCGAACCGAAAACGGTCGTCAAAGGAACCCTCTATCGACGCATCGGCACCAGCGTAGTGCGTTGGCCCAAGCCGATTCTCGCGGCCAGCGGTGCGGTCGTGATGCTCGGCGCGGTCTTCGTGCCGACCTACAAGCAGAACTACGACGACCGGCAGTACCAACCGGCGTCGGCGTCGGCCAGAAAAGGCTTTACGGCAGCCGATCGACACTTCCCGCCGAGCAAGTTGTTCTCCGAGATGTTGATGGTGGAGTCCGACCACGACATGCGGAATTCCTCGGACTTCATCTCGCTGGATCGCGTCGCGAGGGCCCTCATCCGCCTACCCGGCGTCGCCATGGTGCAGAGCATCACCCGGCCACTGGGCCGGCCCCTGGAACACGCAACCATCCCGTATTTGTTCACAACGCAGGGAAGCGGAAACGGTCAGCAGGTGCCGTTCAATCGGGAGCAGAACATGAACACCGATCAGCAGGCGGATATCCAAAAGCACTCGATCGAGGTGCTGCGCCGTGAGATCACGTTCTTCCAGAAGGTGTCCGACGAGATCCACAACACCGTGCTTACCGTCGAGGATCTTGAGCACGTGGCCAATGACATCAACGAAGAGGTCTCGAACCTGGATGACTTCTTTCGGCCGATCAAGAGCTACTTCTATTGGGACAAGCACTGTTTCGACATCCCGATCTGCTGGGCACTGCGGTCGGTGTGGGACACCATCGACCAGATCGACCACTTGGCCGAAGACATCAACAAGACCCGGATCTCGCTGGTCGAGGTCGACAAGGCGTTCCCGAAGATCATCGCCGAACTCAAGGCCACGGCCGACGACACCGAGGCGATTCGGGCCAAGCTGGTGAACTCCTACGGATCGGCGGATCTGGGGAACATCCAGACCGAGCAGACCTTCGATGACTCGATCAACGTCGGCAACGACTTCGACAAGGCGCGCAGCGACGACTTCTTCTACATCCCGCACGAGGGTTTCGACAACGAAGACGTGAAAACCGGTATGGAACTGATGATGTCGCCGGACGGCAAAGCCGCCCGGTTCATCGTCACCCATGAGGGCAACGCGATGGGCCCCGAGGGTGTCGAGCACGTCGAGCGGTTTCCCGAGGCGATCACCACGATCCTGAAGGAGACATCGCTGGCCGGGTCCAAGGTCTACATCGGCGGCTCGGCATCGAACAACAAGGACATCGAGCAATACGCGATGTCGGACTTGCTCATCGCCGCCATCGCCGCGTTCGTGTTGATCTTCCTGATCATGATGTACCTGACTCGCAGCCTGATGGCCGCGTTCGTCATCCCGGCGACTGTCGCCTTCTCCTACGCGGGGGCATTCGGATTGTCGATCCTGTTCTGGCAGCATCTGATTGGCCTACCACTGCACTGGCTGATCCTGCCGCTGTCGTTCATCATCCTGGTGGCCGTCGGGTCCGACTACAACCTGCTGCTGATCGCCCGGGTCAAAGACGAACTCGGCGCCGGCCTGCACACCGGGCTGATCCGCGCGCTCGGCAGCACCGGCGGCGTCGTGACATCGGCGGGGATTGTCTTCGCCGTCACCATGCTGGCCATGTTGATCAGTGATCTGCGAACCATCGGCCAACTCGGCTCCACCGTGTGCATCGGCCTGCTGCTCGACACTTTGATCGTCCGATCGTTCGTGGTGCCGTCGATTGTCACCATTCTCGGAAAGTGGTTCTGGTGGCCGACATTGGTGCGCTCGCGCCCACTGACGACCCCATTCCGTATGACAGGAGTACGACAATGA
- a CDS encoding MaoC family dehydratase, translating into MSSELWLDDIHVGYRFRTDDYELTADDIVEFATKWDPQPFHVSEDTARETFFKSLAASGWHTAAITMRLLVTSGMPVANGIIGAGGEVAWPTATRPGDKLHVEAEIVDVQAKPNATRGFVTIAYDTVNQDGEIRQSSKARLLVFAKQ; encoded by the coding sequence ATGAGCAGCGAACTCTGGCTCGACGACATTCATGTCGGATACCGTTTTCGCACAGACGATTACGAACTCACCGCTGACGACATCGTCGAGTTCGCCACCAAGTGGGACCCACAGCCATTCCACGTGAGTGAGGACACCGCTCGCGAGACCTTCTTCAAGAGCCTCGCCGCCAGCGGTTGGCACACCGCGGCCATCACGATGCGACTGCTCGTGACTTCGGGGATGCCAGTGGCCAACGGGATCATCGGCGCCGGTGGCGAGGTCGCCTGGCCCACCGCGACACGTCCGGGCGACAAACTTCACGTGGAGGCCGAGATCGTCGACGTGCAAGCCAAGCCGAACGCCACCCGTGGTTTCGTCACCATCGCCTACGACACCGTGAACCAGGACGGTGAGATCCGGCAGAGCAGCAAGGCGCGCCTGCTGGTGTTCGCCAAGCAGTGA